From the Desulfovibrio sp. TomC genome, one window contains:
- a CDS encoding glycosyltransferase family 9 protein produces MNIVLQNLTRFGDLLQSQPALAELAGEGHAVSVACLENFAGAAALLPEASAIFPLPGARFLAGLAGDWRQALVAVTEFTDAVASQAAPQTVVNLTAALSARLLARRLCGDAVRGFSLDAFGFRHESTPWAAFLEASSARRGLSPFNVVDLFRKSAGVGQGRGRFALKRPGGAESGQAAALFADVAAGALAVGFQLGASAAARQWPVARFARVASLLWERLGTVAVLVGTGAEKSLAARFRELYTGPCLDLVGATGLPLLAAVTARLALLVTNDTGTLHLAAGLGVPSVAVFLATAQPFDTGPYLEGCLCLEPDMPCHPCPFGIPCSHDHACLEAISPDAVAQAVVAFCHTGAFAPGRYPGARAWVSAFDAAGFMDLVSLTGHDSEPRAIWLRHQRHVLRQFLDDTPFVPPIVLPAALPDADRQALVRSLAQSADMLRLVEGQAVLAARNQAMKSRFLASYERINSLWAASPHLAVLGQLWQRQAQEQVPNLDRLVANIRRFAACVTAFTHLVEA; encoded by the coding sequence ATGAATATTGTGTTGCAAAATCTCACGCGCTTTGGCGATTTGCTCCAGTCCCAGCCGGCCCTGGCCGAACTGGCCGGGGAAGGGCATGCCGTGTCCGTGGCCTGCTTGGAAAATTTTGCCGGCGCTGCCGCCTTGTTGCCCGAAGCTTCGGCCATTTTCCCGCTGCCCGGGGCGCGTTTCCTGGCCGGACTGGCCGGGGATTGGCGGCAGGCCCTGGTCGCGGTCACGGAATTTACCGATGCAGTGGCTAGCCAGGCTGCTCCGCAGACCGTGGTCAACCTGACGGCGGCCCTGTCTGCGCGTCTCCTGGCCCGGCGGCTTTGCGGCGACGCCGTGCGCGGCTTTTCTCTGGATGCCTTCGGATTTCGCCATGAATCGACGCCCTGGGCTGCTTTTTTGGAAGCCTCTTCGGCCAGACGGGGGCTGAGTCCCTTCAATGTTGTGGACCTGTTTCGCAAATCCGCCGGAGTCGGCCAGGGGCGGGGCCGGTTTGCCCTCAAACGTCCTGGCGGGGCCGAGTCTGGCCAAGCTGCGGCGCTTTTTGCCGACGTGGCGGCAGGGGCCTTGGCCGTCGGTTTCCAACTCGGAGCCAGCGCCGCGGCGCGGCAGTGGCCGGTGGCGCGGTTTGCCCGGGTGGCCAGCCTCCTGTGGGAGCGGCTGGGCACCGTGGCCGTCCTGGTCGGGACGGGCGCGGAAAAATCGTTGGCCGCCCGGTTTCGCGAACTGTACACCGGACCGTGCCTGGATCTGGTCGGGGCCACCGGTCTGCCGCTGCTTGCGGCCGTGACAGCCAGACTGGCCTTGCTTGTCACCAACGACACCGGCACCCTGCATCTGGCGGCCGGTCTGGGCGTCCCCAGCGTGGCCGTCTTTCTGGCCACGGCCCAGCCCTTTGACACCGGCCCCTATCTGGAAGGCTGCCTGTGCCTGGAGCCGGATATGCCCTGCCATCCCTGCCCCTTTGGCATACCCTGTTCGCACGATCACGCCTGTCTGGAGGCCATTTCGCCCGATGCCGTGGCCCAGGCCGTCGTGGCCTTTTGCCACACCGGGGCCTTTGCCCCGGGGCGCTACCCCGGAGCCAGGGCCTGGGTGTCGGCCTTTGATGCCGCCGGTTTTATGGATCTCGTTTCCTTGACTGGGCACGACAGTGAACCGCGGGCCATCTGGCTGCGTCACCAGCGCCACGTTCTTCGTCAATTCCTTGACGACACCCCCTTTGTCCCGCCGATAGTACTGCCGGCGGCCCTGCCCGATGCCGACCGTCAGGCCCTGGTCCGCAGCCTGGCCCAATCGGCCGACATGCTCCGTCTGGTCGAAGGGCAGGCTGTCCTGGCTGCCCGCAATCAGGCCATGAAAAGCCGATTTCTGGCCAGCTACGAGCGCATAAACAGCCTGTGGGCCGCTTCGCCGCATCTGGCCGTGCTTGGCCAGTTGTGGCAGCGTCAGGCCCAGGAGCAGGTCCCGAATCTGGACCGTCTTGTCGCCAACATCCGCCGCTTTGCCGCCTGCGTGACCGCTTTCACCCATCTCGTCGAGGCCTGA
- a CDS encoding glycoside hydrolase family 3 protein: protein MPRPHCRLVLLVAAVLLSLYADTAEAASRVSKLLAAMSVEEKVGQVFMLWFQGPTVSDDIAGLIRDRHLGGVILYSAPGNIETPEQVAELTAGLQAQAAASGQGVGLLVGVDQEGAPVARLRRGFTLFPSQMAQAATDRSDFVRQAAAATARELRAVGINTDFAPVADVNINPDNPIIGIRSFGSSPSDAARYTAAATAGYANAGVICTPKHFPGHGDTSVDSHVGLPRVDHDARTLDRVDFPPFRAAFAANAPAVMTAHVVAPALAHGEPALPATLSRHVLEGVLRGRMGFDGVIFTDSLGMGAVANTYGTAEASVMALIAGADVLLIGADAGRPAEQRQVAMDAVLAAVRSGRVPAARLNAAVSRVLRLKEHYGLLDAVVLARPAADVAARVGRNEDALLARRIAARSLTAFGPAHSTLPLPAVASTLVIRPRLGREVIDAEAEAALALWPGPQTLFLPPDPDAQTISDVLEKARQSKNVVLLVTDARRQSGQVRLATALSALADPPVVLVAAQSPYDLALVPQTTVCIATYGEAPASLEALGQSLFAPFRFTGRAPAVLPSHP, encoded by the coding sequence ATGCCCCGTCCCCATTGCCGCCTGGTCCTTCTGGTTGCCGCCGTGCTGTTGAGCCTTTACGCCGACACGGCCGAGGCGGCTTCCCGGGTCTCGAAACTGTTGGCAGCCATGAGCGTCGAAGAAAAGGTCGGCCAGGTGTTCATGTTGTGGTTTCAAGGTCCGACCGTCTCCGACGACATTGCCGGACTTATCCGGGACCGCCACCTTGGCGGCGTCATCCTCTATAGCGCCCCGGGCAACATCGAAACGCCGGAACAGGTGGCCGAACTGACCGCCGGCCTGCAGGCCCAGGCCGCAGCTTCCGGCCAGGGGGTCGGTCTGCTGGTTGGCGTGGACCAGGAAGGTGCGCCGGTCGCCCGCTTGCGCCGGGGATTCACCCTGTTTCCAAGCCAGATGGCCCAGGCGGCCACCGACCGGTCCGACTTTGTGCGCCAGGCTGCCGCCGCCACGGCCCGGGAATTGCGCGCTGTCGGCATCAACACCGATTTTGCCCCGGTGGCCGACGTCAATATCAACCCCGACAACCCGATCATTGGCATCCGATCCTTTGGTTCCTCCCCATCCGACGCGGCCCGCTATACGGCCGCGGCCACGGCCGGCTATGCCAATGCCGGCGTCATCTGCACGCCCAAGCATTTTCCCGGCCACGGCGACACGTCAGTGGATTCCCACGTGGGGCTGCCCCGGGTGGACCATGACGCCAGAACCCTTGACCGGGTGGATTTTCCGCCGTTTCGGGCCGCCTTTGCCGCCAATGCGCCAGCCGTCATGACCGCCCATGTGGTGGCCCCGGCCCTTGCCCACGGCGAACCGGCCCTGCCGGCCACCTTGTCGCGCCACGTGCTGGAAGGCGTGCTGCGGGGACGCATGGGCTTTGACGGCGTCATTTTCACCGATTCCCTGGGCATGGGGGCCGTGGCCAATACCTACGGCACAGCCGAGGCTTCCGTCATGGCTCTTATTGCCGGAGCCGACGTGCTGCTTATAGGAGCCGACGCCGGCCGGCCGGCCGAGCAACGTCAGGTGGCCATGGACGCCGTGCTTGCCGCTGTCCGTTCCGGCCGTGTCCCGGCCGCCCGGCTCAACGCCGCCGTGTCTCGGGTGCTGCGCCTCAAGGAACACTACGGTCTGCTCGACGCAGTCGTTCTGGCCCGGCCCGCAGCCGATGTTGCCGCCCGGGTGGGCCGAAACGAGGACGCCCTTCTGGCCCGGCGTATTGCCGCCCGAAGCCTGACCGCGTTTGGTCCGGCACATTCCACCCTGCCCTTGCCTGCCGTCGCCTCGACCCTGGTCATCCGTCCCCGCCTTGGCCGCGAGGTCATTGACGCCGAGGCCGAAGCCGCCCTAGCCCTTTGGCCCGGCCCACAGACGCTCTTTTTGCCGCCCGACCCGGACGCGCAAACGATCAGCGACGTACTGGAAAAAGCCCGTCAATCCAAGAATGTGGTCCTGCTTGTCACGGATGCCCGCCGCCAGAGCGGCCAGGTCCGGCTGGCTACGGCTCTGTCCGCTCTGGCCGATCCGCCAGTCGTGCTGGTTGCCGCCCAGTCGCCCTATGACTTGGCGCTTGTGCCCCAAACGACGGTGTGTATTGCCACCTACGGCGAAGCTCCGGCCAGCCTGGAGGCCTTGGGGCAAAGTCTTTTTGCGCCTTTCCGCTTTACCGGTCGGGCGCCGGCTGTACTCCCTTCGCATCCATAA
- a CDS encoding GGDEF domain-containing protein, with translation MSNSFEDTELTAKALELERFLPEGRQSEFRTLVAAMADEAARNSAQAEETVRLREHARRLGGQLKRLQEIFRGNDQAFATFRSALTLSRRLRRMDELPDMLAELSRAMGVTTLTCLLSRELFAAFVPPGFPCPAAKALTTAINALPRADPGRRVYVGPVAALPRPDFFFNPAVLTAQPQLREGSCFIAPLADKYQPKRRIGVLAMADSNAGRYCAEKGTDFLEHFCDVLAGDLLHVKIHEELTRQREADELTGIPNRAYLRRHGPAVLSLAERRGSSVALLFCDLNRFKAVNDTFGHETGDAVLRDVARAMAGRVRTYDLLARLGGDEFVVLMPDAGPAEGEVMADRIRHCVAEVAGDRNLSGVPGLSVSIGVAVYAPGQDIDDLVRAADAAMYVDKRNTPPL, from the coding sequence ATGAGTAATTCCTTCGAAGACACCGAACTCACCGCCAAGGCGCTGGAATTGGAACGGTTCCTCCCGGAGGGCCGCCAATCGGAATTCCGGACGCTGGTGGCCGCCATGGCCGACGAGGCCGCCCGCAACAGCGCCCAGGCCGAAGAGACGGTCAGGTTGCGCGAACACGCCCGCCGACTCGGCGGCCAGCTCAAGCGACTGCAGGAGATCTTCCGTGGCAACGACCAGGCCTTTGCCACCTTCCGTTCGGCCCTGACCCTGTCCCGACGCCTGCGGCGCATGGATGAGCTGCCCGACATGTTGGCCGAACTGTCCCGGGCCATGGGCGTAACCACGCTGACCTGCCTGCTCTCCCGGGAACTCTTTGCCGCATTCGTGCCGCCGGGATTTCCTTGCCCGGCCGCCAAGGCGCTGACAACGGCCATAAACGCTCTGCCCCGCGCTGACCCGGGACGCCGGGTCTATGTCGGCCCAGTGGCCGCCCTGCCGCGCCCCGACTTTTTTTTCAATCCGGCCGTGTTGACCGCCCAACCGCAACTGCGTGAGGGATCGTGCTTTATCGCCCCTCTGGCCGACAAATACCAGCCCAAACGGCGCATCGGCGTTCTGGCCATGGCCGACAGCAATGCGGGCCGTTACTGTGCCGAGAAAGGCACGGATTTTCTGGAACATTTCTGTGACGTTTTGGCCGGCGATCTGCTCCACGTCAAGATTCACGAAGAACTGACCCGACAACGCGAAGCCGACGAGCTGACCGGCATCCCCAACCGGGCCTACCTTCGCCGCCACGGGCCGGCCGTATTGAGTCTGGCTGAACGCCGGGGATCTTCCGTGGCCCTGCTGTTTTGTGATCTCAACCGCTTCAAAGCCGTCAATGACACGTTTGGCCACGAGACCGGCGATGCGGTGTTGCGCGACGTGGCCCGGGCCATGGCCGGACGTGTGCGCACCTACGATCTGCTGGCTCGGCTTGGCGGCGACGAGTTTGTCGTGCTGATGCCCGATGCCGGGCCGGCCGAGGGAGAGGTCATGGCCGACCGCATCCGGCACTGCGTGGCCGAAGTGGCTGGTGACCGCAATCTTTCCGGAGTGCCCGGACTTTCCGTCTCCATTGGCGTTGCCGTGTACGCGCCGGGACAGGATATTGACGATCTGGTCCGCGCGGCCGACGCGGCCATGTATGTGGACAAACGAAACACTCCCCCCCTCTAA
- a CDS encoding glycosyltransferase produces the protein MSATPLTIAYYGFDDPAAACPRLRVFEPVHALGRVVRLLPGAIPDGPGHRLVTDVLEPADLILIQRFFPSPQTAPVLEAIFTSGKPVVYDTDDDFTAVPPDHPFFHHMAAVAPCVVDTARRASLVTVSTPILAASFGRFANRVRMVPNFLPDRLWRPVPPPDRGVAAVGFAATPSHAPDLARLEPALSRLNANPDFSGRFVFYGCLPSTGSFPTATRLPFAPNYAAYAAKLPRLGLAIGLAPLADTPFNRGKSAVKWQEYAAIGAAGIYADLPPYREVVEDGQTGLLVGPDPEAWAEAVARLTRDAALRRRLAQNAREALDHSHRLSDQAARYLDAWQYAAQGETP, from the coding sequence ATGTCCGCCACACCACTGACCATCGCCTACTACGGCTTCGACGACCCGGCCGCAGCCTGCCCCCGGCTGCGGGTTTTTGAACCGGTCCACGCCCTCGGCCGGGTCGTGCGTCTCCTGCCCGGGGCCATCCCAGACGGCCCTGGCCATCGTCTCGTCACGGATGTCCTGGAACCAGCCGATCTTATCCTGATCCAGCGGTTTTTCCCCAGCCCACAGACCGCCCCCGTCCTTGAGGCCATCTTCACCAGCGGCAAGCCCGTGGTTTACGACACGGACGACGACTTTACCGCCGTGCCGCCTGACCATCCCTTCTTCCATCACATGGCGGCCGTTGCCCCCTGCGTCGTCGATACCGCCAGACGGGCCAGCCTTGTGACTGTCAGCACGCCGATCCTGGCTGCAAGCTTCGGTCGCTTCGCCAACCGGGTGCGCATGGTGCCCAATTTCCTGCCCGACAGGCTGTGGCGTCCGGTCCCGCCGCCGGACCGGGGCGTGGCCGCCGTCGGCTTTGCCGCCACGCCATCCCATGCCCCGGATCTGGCCCGGCTGGAACCCGCCTTGTCCCGACTCAATGCCAATCCTGATTTCTCCGGCCGCTTTGTATTTTACGGCTGCCTGCCAAGCACCGGCAGCTTCCCCACGGCGACGCGCCTGCCCTTTGCCCCGAACTATGCCGCCTATGCCGCGAAGTTACCGCGCCTGGGCTTGGCCATCGGATTGGCGCCCCTGGCCGATACCCCTTTTAACCGGGGCAAAAGTGCGGTCAAATGGCAGGAATATGCGGCCATCGGGGCTGCCGGCATTTATGCCGACCTCCCCCCGTATCGGGAGGTGGTGGAGGACGGGCAGACCGGATTGCTCGTCGGTCCTGATCCCGAAGCCTGGGCCGAGGCCGTGGCCCGGCTGACCCGCGACGCTGCCCTGCGACGCCGTCTGGCCCAAAACGCCCGGGAAGCCCTGGACCATTCCCATCGCCTCAGCGATCAGGCGGCCCGCTATCTCGATGCCTGGCAGTATGCCGCCCAAGGAGAGACGCCGTGA
- a CDS encoding methyl-accepting chemotaxis protein: MLWLGIILSLCIVVTTFFANMYIAVSIAVLGCVASWIVAQRINSPLQRLFQGFQKVNSDHKTFFLDEVISWQALGPLGQEASEAFEFSLLRREYYRAAVLAVGTPFLITNKDGIITHCSQTMAELLRKPQRDLIGKTVSQAAYNKTGIAITEKALQDGSSIQAERDLALWDGRTIACYFTASCFRGFRNDLLGAVCTITDQSQLRAQQQDLEKTQSELRNLGGDINELSQRVASASEELSASSDEQARGAQQQKGQADAVATAMEEMTATVMEVAKNAAQTSDAAVGANTAAETGAVQVREAVVGIKAVAESAGKLGQVLTSLDSQAAEIGRIIGVINDIADQTNLLALNAAIEAARAGEAGRGFAVVADEVRKLAEKTMTATKEVEKSIHEIQDGSRHAVASMQETEARVATSTEATHKAGESLEHIMASIREVNSQVSQIATAAEQQSAAAEEINHNIEVIAHVAAEADEGAGQTAQATRELAELANSLLTLATSFAQRQGDSLKLRESAGNMKGILPKLMLDFIQDQYGDGVSNALQEDMGYPTFLPTQNYPDQVLRQMADFVSAKTGKSVKEVFLALGRYTIKGFHRHYPRYFKGETLKEFYLTMNDTHARLTKDMPGLLPPRFSYEDKGDRLIMTYHSKRAYPEYYEGILRGAAEFFKEPADITVSYSDPHTARAEIIFRGTARRPKALGA; this comes from the coding sequence ATGCTCTGGCTGGGAATCATCTTAAGTCTTTGTATCGTCGTTACGACTTTTTTTGCAAATATGTATATAGCCGTATCCATTGCCGTCCTCGGATGCGTTGCGAGCTGGATTGTCGCTCAGCGCATCAACTCGCCGCTTCAAAGGCTTTTCCAGGGATTTCAAAAAGTCAACAGTGATCATAAAACCTTTTTCCTGGATGAAGTTATCTCCTGGCAAGCACTTGGCCCTCTGGGCCAGGAAGCTTCAGAAGCGTTTGAATTCAGCCTGCTCCGACGCGAGTACTACCGGGCCGCTGTCCTCGCTGTGGGTACCCCGTTTTTGATTACCAACAAAGACGGTATCATCACCCATTGCAGCCAGACCATGGCCGAATTGCTCCGCAAACCCCAACGGGATCTAATCGGCAAGACCGTCAGCCAGGCGGCGTATAATAAGACCGGTATTGCCATCACGGAAAAAGCTCTTCAGGACGGCAGTTCCATCCAAGCCGAACGAGATCTCGCTTTGTGGGATGGACGAACGATTGCCTGCTATTTTACAGCCAGTTGCTTTCGAGGGTTCCGCAACGACCTGCTCGGTGCGGTCTGCACCATCACCGACCAGTCTCAATTGCGCGCCCAGCAGCAGGATCTGGAAAAGACGCAAAGCGAACTGCGCAACCTCGGCGGCGACATCAACGAGTTGTCCCAGCGCGTGGCTTCGGCCTCGGAAGAACTTTCCGCCTCCTCCGACGAGCAGGCCCGAGGGGCCCAGCAGCAGAAAGGGCAGGCCGACGCCGTGGCTACGGCTATGGAAGAAATGACGGCCACGGTCATGGAAGTCGCCAAAAACGCTGCCCAGACCTCCGACGCCGCCGTCGGCGCCAACACGGCGGCCGAAACAGGCGCTGTCCAAGTCCGCGAGGCTGTGGTCGGCATCAAGGCCGTGGCTGAATCCGCCGGCAAACTCGGTCAGGTGCTCACGTCTCTCGACAGCCAAGCCGCCGAGATCGGCCGCATCATCGGCGTCATCAACGACATCGCCGACCAGACCAATCTGCTGGCCTTAAACGCTGCCATTGAGGCCGCCCGGGCCGGCGAGGCCGGTCGCGGCTTTGCCGTGGTGGCCGACGAAGTGCGAAAGCTCGCTGAAAAAACCATGACCGCCACCAAGGAAGTGGAAAAGTCCATACACGAAATCCAGGACGGTTCCCGTCACGCCGTGGCCTCCATGCAGGAAACCGAGGCCCGGGTGGCCACCAGCACCGAGGCCACCCACAAGGCCGGTGAATCCTTGGAACACATCATGGCCAGCATCCGCGAGGTCAACAGCCAAGTCAGTCAGATTGCCACAGCCGCTGAACAACAATCTGCCGCGGCTGAAGAGATCAACCACAACATCGAAGTCATCGCCCATGTGGCTGCTGAGGCCGACGAAGGCGCGGGCCAGACCGCTCAGGCGACCCGCGAACTGGCCGAATTGGCCAACTCCCTGCTCACCCTCGCGACTTCTTTTGCCCAGCGCCAGGGCGATTCCCTCAAGCTGCGCGAATCTGCCGGCAACATGAAAGGCATTCTCCCCAAACTCATGCTGGATTTCATCCAAGACCAGTATGGCGACGGGGTCTCCAACGCCCTGCAGGAAGATATGGGATACCCCACCTTCCTGCCCACTCAGAACTATCCCGATCAGGTCCTGCGCCAGATGGCGGACTTCGTGTCGGCCAAGACCGGCAAAAGCGTCAAAGAGGTGTTCCTGGCCCTGGGACGCTACACCATCAAGGGCTTCCACCGCCATTATCCGCGCTATTTCAAGGGCGAGACACTCAAAGAATTCTACCTGACCATGAACGACACCCATGCCCGGCTGACCAAGGATATGCCCGGCCTGTTGCCCCCGCGCTTCAGCTACGAGGACAAGGGCGATCGTTTGATCATGACCTACCATTCCAAGCGCGCCTATCCTGAATACTACGAGGGCATCCTGCGGGGCGCGGCCGAATTCTTCAAGGAACCAGCGGACATCACGGTCTCCTACAGTGACCCGCACACGGCCCGGGCCGAGATCATTTTCCGCGGGACTGCCCGTCGCCCCAAGGCCCTCGGGGCGTAA
- a CDS encoding glycosyltransferase family 2 protein: MTAPWFDDPRFPMPLLDLLLAGTVGRDHLLRAAALAGETAVGADAPGLWRRRQAHLLVAALEEDSLYGPTAAVLAGLFPILPAGCVAPAFAALVTALAARFTVPDNTAYYQRLLLGDNAGRLDRYLENEIQTDRHALFWLHVALRRAVLQRDFDRAATLAGSALTGTLAPLRHKIDGDLALLGGRPAQAMGHYAALQAKAPWPGGLFRQGLAALAAGDAPAAQDHLAGLARAVPEHVSAMLALADLVSGRGEARSLLPGSLSVALYTYNKADDLNRTLESLLVSDLATSSGPGRVYVLDNASVDATPDVVAAWTGRIDPGRLTGIRLPVNIGAPAARNWLAADARVREADYVAYLDDDVDLPRDWLARLAAAAKAYPEAGVWGCHVADAHNPAIAQGIDGMLLPLPSGSNEPLILSDLHAQGFDYGGFAHLRPCLTVMGCCHLFRRDRLLGVGGFDIRYSPSQYDDVDHDLRLLLAGLPPVYQGHLTIGHRRPSPALAPVRPEQLAGGQANWQKLVAKHDSRYAAMATLQRDAATRDLRRKVQELAEAGIVGK; the protein is encoded by the coding sequence GTGACTGCACCCTGGTTCGACGATCCGCGTTTCCCGATGCCGCTCTTGGATCTGCTGCTGGCCGGCACGGTTGGCCGCGACCACCTTCTTCGTGCCGCCGCCCTGGCCGGGGAAACCGCTGTCGGCGCTGACGCGCCCGGCCTGTGGCGCAGACGTCAGGCCCATCTCCTCGTTGCCGCCCTGGAGGAAGACTCCCTCTATGGCCCAACGGCCGCAGTCCTGGCCGGGTTGTTCCCGATCCTTCCGGCAGGCTGCGTCGCTCCGGCTTTCGCCGCCCTCGTCACCGCCCTGGCCGCCCGCTTCACTGTGCCGGACAATACGGCCTACTACCAACGCCTGCTCCTTGGCGACAATGCCGGCCGCCTTGACCGCTATCTGGAAAACGAAATCCAAACCGACCGCCACGCCCTCTTCTGGCTCCATGTTGCCCTTCGCCGGGCTGTGCTGCAGCGGGATTTCGACCGGGCCGCAACCCTTGCCGGCAGCGCGCTGACCGGCACACTGGCCCCCCTGCGCCACAAAATCGACGGCGATCTGGCCCTGCTTGGCGGTCGCCCGGCCCAGGCCATGGGACACTATGCCGCACTCCAGGCGAAAGCTCCCTGGCCTGGCGGACTTTTCCGCCAGGGACTGGCCGCCCTGGCTGCTGGTGATGCGCCGGCCGCCCAGGACCATCTCGCCGGGCTGGCGCGGGCTGTGCCTGAACATGTTTCGGCCATGCTGGCCCTGGCCGATCTGGTCTCCGGCCGGGGCGAGGCCCGCTCGCTCCTTCCCGGGAGCCTTAGTGTGGCACTTTATACCTATAACAAGGCCGACGACCTGAACCGCACCCTGGAAAGCCTTCTTGTCTCCGATCTGGCCACCAGTTCCGGGCCCGGCCGCGTGTATGTCCTGGACAACGCCTCCGTCGACGCCACCCCGGATGTGGTCGCAGCCTGGACCGGACGCATTGATCCTGGCCGGCTGACGGGCATCCGGCTGCCCGTCAATATTGGCGCGCCGGCCGCCCGGAACTGGCTGGCGGCCGATGCCCGCGTCCGGGAAGCCGACTATGTGGCCTATCTGGATGATGATGTGGATCTGCCGCGCGATTGGCTGGCCCGATTGGCCGCAGCAGCCAAGGCCTACCCCGAGGCCGGCGTCTGGGGCTGCCATGTGGCCGATGCCCACAATCCGGCGATTGCCCAGGGCATCGACGGCATGCTGCTGCCCCTGCCAAGCGGCTCAAACGAACCGCTCATCCTTTCCGACCTGCACGCCCAGGGTTTTGATTACGGCGGATTTGCCCATTTGCGGCCGTGCCTGACGGTCATGGGCTGTTGCCATCTTTTTCGACGCGACCGGCTGCTCGGGGTCGGAGGCTTTGACATCCGCTACAGCCCATCCCAGTATGACGACGTAGACCACGACCTGCGCCTGCTCCTGGCCGGCCTCCCGCCCGTCTACCAGGGCCATCTCACTATCGGCCACCGTCGCCCGTCACCGGCCCTGGCTCCGGTGCGGCCGGAGCAGCTGGCCGGAGGGCAGGCCAACTGGCAAAAACTCGTCGCCAAGCATGACAGCCGATATGCCGCCATGGCCACGCTCCAACGCGACGCTGCGACCCGGGACCTGCGCCGTAAAGTCCAGGAATTGGCCGAAGCCGGAATTGTGGGGAAATAA